From Camelus dromedarius isolate mCamDro1 chromosome 12, mCamDro1.pat, whole genome shotgun sequence, the proteins below share one genomic window:
- the LOC105097982 gene encoding RNA polymerase II subunit A C-terminal domain phosphatase SSU72 like protein 3-like, translated as MPSSPLRVAVVCMSNMNRSMEAHGILRRKGFNVRSFGAASQVRLPGQPGNPPVIYDFSVTYGQMRKDLYRRDRERYRSNGVLHILGRNEKIKARPERFQECRDAFDVIFTCEERVYDRVVEDLCAREQDTCQPVHVINVDMKDTLEDATLGALIICELCQRLQQADDVEGSVAEVLLSAEEKTGRSFLHTICFY; from the coding sequence ATGCCCTCTTCCCCACTCAGGGTGGCTGTGGTGTGCATGAGTAACATGAACAGGAGCATGGAGGCCCACGGCATCCTCAGGAGGAAAGGGTTCAATGTCAGATCTTTCGGAGCAGCATCCCAAGTGAGGCTCCCGGGACAGCCAGGCAACCCTCCAGTGATTTACGATTTCTCGGTGACGTACGGGCAGATGCGCAAGGACCTTTACCGGAGAGACCGAGAACGCTATAGAAGCAATGGCGTCTTGCACATCTtgggaagaaatgagaaaatcaaggccCGCCCAGAAAGATTTCAAGAGTGCAGAGATGCCTTCGACGTCATCTTCACCTGTGAGGAGCGCGTCTACGACAGGGTGGTGGAAGACCTGTGTGCCCGAGAACAGGACACCTGCCAGCCAGTGCACGTCATCAACGTGGACATGAAAGACACCCTGGAGGACGCCACCCTCGGGGCGTTGATCATCTGTGAGCTGTGCCAACGCCTCCAGCAGGCGGACGACGTGGAAGGCAGTGTGGCGGAGGTGCTCCTGTCAGCGGAGGAGAAAACGGGAAGAAGCTTCCTTCACACCATCTGCTTCTACTGA